In the genome of Vicia villosa cultivar HV-30 ecotype Madison, WI linkage group LG7, Vvil1.0, whole genome shotgun sequence, one region contains:
- the LOC131617914 gene encoding protein disulfide isomerase-like 2-3, producing the protein MAKPLFIALTIFLFIFNLVPSYALYGSSSPVLQLTPANFNKKVLNSNGVVLVEFFAPWCGHCKALTPIWEKAATVLKGVVTVAALDADAHQALAQEYGIKGFPTIKVFAPGKPPVDYQGARDVKPIAEFALQQVKVLLKERLSGKATGGSNEKKETSASSSVELNSSNFDELVIKSKELWIVEFFAPWCGHCKKLAPEWKRASNNLKGKVKLGHVDCDADKSLMSRFNVQGFPTILVFGADKDTPVPYEGARTASAIESFALEQLETNVAPPEVTELYSPDILEEKCGSAAICFVAFLPDILDSKAEGRNKYLQQLLTVAEKFKRSPYSYVWVAAGKQPDLEQNVGVGGYGYPALVALNIKKAVYAPLKSAFELDQIIEFVKEAGRGGKGNLPLGGTPTIVKTEPWDGKDGEIIEEDEFSLEELMGEDASSKDEL; encoded by the exons ATGGCAAAGCCCTTATTCATTGCTCTAACCATCTTCCTTTTCATCTTCAATCTCGTCCCTTCTTACGCACTCTACGGTTCTTCCTCCCCCGTTCTTCAGCTCACTCCTGCCAACTTCAATAAAAAG GTTCTGAATTCTAATGGAGTTGTTCTTGTTGAATTCTTTGCTCCATGGTGTGGACATTGTAAGGCTCTGACTCCTATTTGGGAGAAGGCAGCTACTGTATTAAAGGGTGTAGTTACTGTGGCAGCCCTTGATGCTGACGCTCACCAGGCACTGGCTCAG GAATATGGTATTAAAGGATTTCCAACTATTAAAGTGTTTGCACCTGGAAAACCACCAGTTGATTACCAAGGAGCCAGAGATGTCAAACCAATCGCTGAATTTGCACTTCAACAG GTAAAGGTTCTTTTGAAGGAACGATTAAGTGGAAAAGCAACAGGGGGATCAAATGAGAAAAAGGAAACTAGTGCTTCTTCTTCGGTAGAATTGAACTCTAGTAACTTCGATGAATTGGTTATCAAAAGCAAAGAACTTTGGATTGTAGAATTTTTCGCACCTTG GTGTGGACATTGTAAAAAATTAGCTCCCGAGTGGAAAAGAGCGTCCAATAATTTGAAAGGGAAAGTTAAACTCGGTCATGTTGATTGTGATGCTGATAAG TCTCTAATGAGCAGGTTCAACGTTCAAGGATTCCCAACAATATTGGTATTTGGAGCCGATAAAGATACTCCAGTTCCTTATGAGGGTGCAAGAACTGCCTCAGCTATCGAATCATTCGCATTAGAGCAACTCGAAACAAATGTTGCCCCTCCAGAAGTGACAGAGCTATATAGTCCT gATATTTTGGAAGAGAAATGTGGTTCCGCAGCTATCTGTTTTGTTGCCTTCCTTCCCGACATTTTGGATTCCAAGGCCGAGGGGAGAAACAAATACCTTCAACAGTTATTAACAGTTGCAGAGAAGTTCAAAAGGAGTCCTTACAG CTACGTATGGGTAGCCGCCGGTAAGCAGCCAGATCTTGAGCAGAATGTTGGTGTTGGTGGGTATGGTTATCCAGCTTTAGTAGCCTTGAACATTAAGAAAGCTGTTTATGCTCCTCTCAAGAGTGCTTTTGAACTTGACCAAATTAT AGAATTTGTGAAAGAAGCTGGACGCGGCGGCAAAGGAAACTTGCCCTTGGGAGGTACTCCTACCATTGTAAAGACAGAACCATGGGATGGAAAAGATGGAGAAATaattgaagaggatgagttttctCTTGAAGAACTCATGGGAGAAGATGCCTCAAGCAAAGATGAACTATAA
- the LOC131617913 gene encoding triacylglycerol lipase 2-like, with amino-acid sequence MAKISLSITLVILFCGLTLASRTKILPLSSTITALAPELNNGVCSSLVKTQGYACEEHLVTTKDGYVLNMQRILPRGKPGSNMPVVLQHGLFMDGVTWLLLPPSQSLAFLLADNGFDVWIANSRGTKYSHQHTSFSSNSSDYWNWSWDELVAYDLPATFEYVHDQTGQKLHYVGHSQGTLVALAAFSKDQQLDKLRSAALLCPIAYVGQMTSPLAKKAADNFIAETLYKLGIFEFSLKGGSVVKFLKDMCAGTSIDCTNLFTSFTGPNCCVNPLMMNTFLDHEPQPTATKNMIHLSQMIREGTVSMFDYENQDENTRHYGQSTPPIYDMTRLPKELPLFVSYGGADALSDVKDVQLLLESVKDHDADKLVVQYRNDYAHADFVMGQNAKQDVYEPLISFFKLQ; translated from the exons ATGGCTAAGATTTCACTCTCAATAACACTTGTGATTCTCTTCTGTGGTTTAACTCTTGCATCAAGAACTAAAATATTACCCCTCAGCAGTACTATTACTGCATTGGCACCAGAACTCAATAATGGCGTTTGCTCATCACTAGTGAAGACACAAGGCTATGCTTGTGAAGAACACTTG GTGACAACAAAAGATGGTTATGTTCTCAACATGCAGAGAATTCTACCAAGGGGGAAACCTGGAAGTAACATGCCAGTTGTGCTACAGCATGGACTATTCATG GATGGTGTGACATGGTTATTGCTACCACCAAGTCAATCTCTTGCATTCCTTTTGGCAGATAATGGTTTTGACGTTTGGATTGCTAACTCGCGCGGAACCAAATATAGTCATCAACATACATCGTTTTCTAGTAACAGCTCA GATTATTGGAATTGGTCATGGGATGAATTGGTAGCATATGATCTTCCAGCAACATTCGAGTATGTGCATGATCAAACTGGACAAAAACTACACTATGTTGGTCACTCACAG GGAACTTTGGTTGCATTGGCTGCTTTTTCCAAAGATCAACAACTGGACAAGTTGAGATCAGCTGCCTTGCTTTGTCCAATTGCTTATGTTGGTCAGATGACCTCACCATTAGCTAAAAAGGCTGCTGATAATTTCATCGCAGAG ACACTATACAAGTTGGGAATTTTCGAATTTAGTCTGAAAGG GGGATCTGTTGTAAAGTTTCTTAAGGACATGTGTGCGGGAACTTCCATTGACTGCACCAACTTGTTTACATCTTTCACAG GTCCAAATTGCTGCGTAAACCCTTTGATGATGAATACGTTTTTGGATCACGAGCCACAGCCAACAGCAACAAAGAACATGATTCACCTATCTCAGA TGATCAGAGAAGGAACCGTATCAATGTTTGATTATGAGAACCAAGACGAAAATACGAGACACTATGGACAATCCACTCCACCAATATACGACATGACAAGACTTCCGAAAGAGCTTCCTCTATTTGTTAGTTATGGAGGTGCTGATGCTCTTTCGGATGTTAAAGATGTACAACTTCTGTTAGAAAGTGTGAAAGATCATGATGCAGATAAACTTGTAGTTCAGTATAGAAATGATTATGCACATGCAGATTTTGTTATGGGACAAAATGCTAAACAAGATGTATACGAACCTCTCATTTCTTTCTTTAAGCTTCAGTGA
- the LOC131616029 gene encoding centromere/kinetochore protein zw10 homolog isoform X1, with the protein MESLFDAINIRDLLSAQDLSDRNSPLSAPDLRLLIDRVESHSLQIRSQVQSYLASHHDDFASLFSLCNDAVSQTIQVSDDLAGVMRMVSERPADVEVREVVEEMKTKSEELKVKRELLGLVGIIVNLNQRLDSVKEALKNGKFQFAAQWLKELKVALRIGDEDDREPLVYGLLRKEWSQCFEEIQEVLVKFMDKAVRFDGDLNQVEVKYHLEVHNLSGIQLQMVLEAMEVVGILEYGLAKVADLMIKYVIIPFLNRGQPLSFLEESNQDSAVLKIVPTPDSKLEYLDGELLYSGIVLFIKFIYRSICFENSSWIRCFGRLTWPRISELIISSFLSKVVPTDASKLHDFQKITKCTSDFETALKELMFISSDDKDNRLSNYAENVEVHFAFKKKTEILAKARNLLLECDFSIPQEYTRDGSIWKNDETSDLSSSHVVDLLFTSERCLVSKAAKQLMELIHQTLQDVCLSSTRVALEFYNAARDAILLYEVVVPVKLERQLGSFNQVAVLMHNDCLYLSQEILGFAFEYRADFPSSMKEHAVFADLAPRFQLLAEEILQRQVQLVIYNLKEVIDSADGFQNTHQMQQFESAKFSIDQVVFILQKVHIIWEPFLLPSTYRKSMCTVLESVFSRISRDILLLDDIAANETLQLQRLIDLMPEGLSSLFESLATSDPNLREFSAEFLEDLIPSLRKIRKLSELLDMPLKSITASWEDKELLSCGFTITEVEDFIKAIFADSPLRKDCLRRIQNTNF; encoded by the exons ATGGAGTCTCTCTTCGACGCAATCAACATTCGCGATCTTCTCTCGGCGCAAGATCTCTCCGACCGAAATTCTCCCTTATCGGCGCCGGATCTCCGCCTCCTCATCGACCGTGTCGAGTCTCACTCTCTCCAGATCCGGTCACAGGTACAATCCTACCTCGCCTCTCATCACGATGACTTCGCGAGCCTCTTCTCTCTCTGCAACGACGCGGTATCGCAGACAATCCAGGTCTCCGATGACCTCGCCGGTGTGATGAGGATGGTTTCCGAGCGTCCGGCGGATGTAGAGGTGCGGGAAGTTGTGGAGGAGATGAAGACAAAGAGCGAGGAATTAAAGGTGAAGAGAGAGTTGTTAGGGTTGGTGGGgataattgtgaatttgaatcaGAGGTTGGATAGTGTGAAGGAAGCGTTGAAGAATGGGAAGTTTCAGTTTGCTGCGCAATGGTTGAAGGAGTTGAAGGTGGCGTTGAGGATTGGGGATGAAGATGATAGGGAGCCGTTGGTGTATGGGTTGTTGAGAAAGGAATGGTCTCAGTGTTTTGAAGAG ATTCAAGAGGTCCTCGTGAAGTTTATGGATAAGGCCGTGCGATTTGATGGCGACTTGAACCAAGTAGAAGTCAAGTATCATTTAGAAGTTCATAATTTGAGTGGGATTCAGTTGCAAATGGTTTTGGAAGCAATGGAG GTGGTTGGTATTCTAGAGTATGGGCTTGCTAAAGTTGCTGATTTAATGATCAAATATGTCATCATTCCTTTCTTAAATCGTGGACAACCTCTTTCATTTCTAGAAGAGTCAAATCAAGATTCAGCCGTACTAAAGATAGTTCCAACACCTGATAGTAAG CTTGAGTATTTGGATGGGGAGCTTCTCTATTCAGGGATTGtgctttttattaaatttatttatagaaGCATTTGCTTCGAGAACAGTTCTTGGATCCGATGTTTTGGACGTTTGACGTGGCCTAGGATATCAGAGCTAATAATATCAAGCTTTCTTTCAAAG GTTGTTCCAACCGATGCTTCAAAACTACATGACTTTCAGAAGATTACCAAATGTACATCTGACTTTGAAACGGCTTTAAAAGAGCTTATGTTCATTTCCTCAGATGACAAGGATAACAGGCTGAGCAATTATGCTGAAAATGTCGAGGTTCACTTTGCATTTAAGAAAAAGACAGAAATCTTGGCTAAAGCTAGAAATCTGCTCCTTGAATGTGACTTTTCCATTCCTCAA GAGTATACAAGGGATGGTTCTATTTGGAAGAATGATGAAACTTCTGATCTTTCATCCAGCCACGTGGTTGATTTGCTTTTCACATCAGAGAGGTGTTTGGTATCCAAAGCAGCCAAACAATTGATGGAACTAATTCATCAGACACTGCAG GATGTCTGCCTTTCATCTACAAGAGTTGCTTTGGAATTTTATAATGCTGCTAGAGATGCTATACTTCTTTATGAAGTGGTAGTCCCTGTCAAG CTAGAGAGGCAGCTTGGTAGCTTCAATCAAGTTGCTGTTCTGATGCATAATGACTGCCTTTATCTTTCCCAGGAGATACTTGGATTTGCATTTGAG TATCGGGCAGATTTTCCTAGTTCGATGAAGGAGCATGCTGTGTTTGCTGATTTGGCTCCAAGATTTCAGCTTTTGGCAGAAGAAATATTGCAGAGACAAGTTCAGCTTGTTATTTATAACTTGAAGGAG GTTATAGATAGTGCTGATGGATTTCAGAATACTCATCAAATGCAACAATTTGAGTCGGCTAAATTCAGCATTGATCag GTTGTTTTCATTCTGCAAAAAGTGCATATCATATGGGAACCATTTTTGCTTCCTTCAACTTACAGGAAAAGCATGTGTACAGTATTAGAATCAGTTTTCTCTAGAATTTCAAGAGATATACTTCTCCTAGATGACATAGCTGCAAATGAGACTTTACAG CTGCAAAGATTAATCGATTTAATGCCGGAAGGCTTATCATCGTTATTTGAGTCCTTGGCCACGAGTGATCCGAATTTACGTGAGTTCTCTGCAGAGTTTCTTGAAGATCTTATTCCATCTTTACGTAAAATCCGCAAACTATCAG AATTATTAGACATGCCTTTAAAATCCATTACAGCATCTTGGGAGGATAAAGAATTGCTCAGTTGTGGCTTTACTATAACGGAG GTGGAAGATTTCATAAAAGCTATATTTGCAGACTCGCCTTTAAGAAAAGACTGTTTACGGAGGATACAAAATACGAACTTTTAG
- the LOC131616029 gene encoding centromere/kinetochore protein zw10 homolog isoform X2, whose translation MDKAVRFDGDLNQVEVKYHLEVHNLSGIQLQMVLEAMEVVGILEYGLAKVADLMIKYVIIPFLNRGQPLSFLEESNQDSAVLKIVPTPDSKLEYLDGELLYSGIVLFIKFIYRSICFENSSWIRCFGRLTWPRISELIISSFLSKVVPTDASKLHDFQKITKCTSDFETALKELMFISSDDKDNRLSNYAENVEVHFAFKKKTEILAKARNLLLECDFSIPQEYTRDGSIWKNDETSDLSSSHVVDLLFTSERCLVSKAAKQLMELIHQTLQDVCLSSTRVALEFYNAARDAILLYEVVVPVKLERQLGSFNQVAVLMHNDCLYLSQEILGFAFEYRADFPSSMKEHAVFADLAPRFQLLAEEILQRQVQLVIYNLKEVIDSADGFQNTHQMQQFESAKFSIDQVVFILQKVHIIWEPFLLPSTYRKSMCTVLESVFSRISRDILLLDDIAANETLQLQRLIDLMPEGLSSLFESLATSDPNLREFSAEFLEDLIPSLRKIRKLSELLDMPLKSITASWEDKELLSCGFTITEVEDFIKAIFADSPLRKDCLRRIQNTNF comes from the exons ATGGATAAGGCCGTGCGATTTGATGGCGACTTGAACCAAGTAGAAGTCAAGTATCATTTAGAAGTTCATAATTTGAGTGGGATTCAGTTGCAAATGGTTTTGGAAGCAATGGAG GTGGTTGGTATTCTAGAGTATGGGCTTGCTAAAGTTGCTGATTTAATGATCAAATATGTCATCATTCCTTTCTTAAATCGTGGACAACCTCTTTCATTTCTAGAAGAGTCAAATCAAGATTCAGCCGTACTAAAGATAGTTCCAACACCTGATAGTAAG CTTGAGTATTTGGATGGGGAGCTTCTCTATTCAGGGATTGtgctttttattaaatttatttatagaaGCATTTGCTTCGAGAACAGTTCTTGGATCCGATGTTTTGGACGTTTGACGTGGCCTAGGATATCAGAGCTAATAATATCAAGCTTTCTTTCAAAG GTTGTTCCAACCGATGCTTCAAAACTACATGACTTTCAGAAGATTACCAAATGTACATCTGACTTTGAAACGGCTTTAAAAGAGCTTATGTTCATTTCCTCAGATGACAAGGATAACAGGCTGAGCAATTATGCTGAAAATGTCGAGGTTCACTTTGCATTTAAGAAAAAGACAGAAATCTTGGCTAAAGCTAGAAATCTGCTCCTTGAATGTGACTTTTCCATTCCTCAA GAGTATACAAGGGATGGTTCTATTTGGAAGAATGATGAAACTTCTGATCTTTCATCCAGCCACGTGGTTGATTTGCTTTTCACATCAGAGAGGTGTTTGGTATCCAAAGCAGCCAAACAATTGATGGAACTAATTCATCAGACACTGCAG GATGTCTGCCTTTCATCTACAAGAGTTGCTTTGGAATTTTATAATGCTGCTAGAGATGCTATACTTCTTTATGAAGTGGTAGTCCCTGTCAAG CTAGAGAGGCAGCTTGGTAGCTTCAATCAAGTTGCTGTTCTGATGCATAATGACTGCCTTTATCTTTCCCAGGAGATACTTGGATTTGCATTTGAG TATCGGGCAGATTTTCCTAGTTCGATGAAGGAGCATGCTGTGTTTGCTGATTTGGCTCCAAGATTTCAGCTTTTGGCAGAAGAAATATTGCAGAGACAAGTTCAGCTTGTTATTTATAACTTGAAGGAG GTTATAGATAGTGCTGATGGATTTCAGAATACTCATCAAATGCAACAATTTGAGTCGGCTAAATTCAGCATTGATCag GTTGTTTTCATTCTGCAAAAAGTGCATATCATATGGGAACCATTTTTGCTTCCTTCAACTTACAGGAAAAGCATGTGTACAGTATTAGAATCAGTTTTCTCTAGAATTTCAAGAGATATACTTCTCCTAGATGACATAGCTGCAAATGAGACTTTACAG CTGCAAAGATTAATCGATTTAATGCCGGAAGGCTTATCATCGTTATTTGAGTCCTTGGCCACGAGTGATCCGAATTTACGTGAGTTCTCTGCAGAGTTTCTTGAAGATCTTATTCCATCTTTACGTAAAATCCGCAAACTATCAG AATTATTAGACATGCCTTTAAAATCCATTACAGCATCTTGGGAGGATAAAGAATTGCTCAGTTGTGGCTTTACTATAACGGAG GTGGAAGATTTCATAAAAGCTATATTTGCAGACTCGCCTTTAAGAAAAGACTGTTTACGGAGGATACAAAATACGAACTTTTAG